AGCGATGAGGTACACGCTTAATTTCCACAAACGTCGAGACCTCCCTGTTCATTGGTTGTTTCCATGGTTCACCATCAATCTGCATATATGCCTCCGTCCATTCTCCTCCTCTCAGCTCAAACCGGATTGCTGAAGCCTGCAGTAAATAGATTATTCGACAGACATTGGCCAGTAAAGATAATAACTTCAATAAACAGAAATGATATTTCATTTGATAAAATCTGGAGTTCATATGAAGCTGCAGCATGAATTCAAGATGCAAGAGTAGAGCAAAGGCTTTCAACGTATCAAGAGGAAAGAACAAGTTTCTTGGGAGATGGTCtatgaataattattcttttgatGTTTATCATATGTTTGATGCTAGATGATCATGATTATTTAAACAGCCGTTTTGTGAAGCTATATAATATGGTTTTGTTTAATGTTGTTAGTTTACCTGAGTAATGTGTTTTGCATTGATCAGTTCGACCATAACCATTGAAGCATGCCATCCTTGTTTGAAACCAAAAACTTCTAGTAAACCGTCGTCAGCTTGGGCCTCGACAAATCCTCTCTGTACAAAGATGGTGAAAGGGAACTTTTTCATCAGCTCACGAGCCATACAAGTCAAGTGATTGTGATGAAATCCACCATTGAAatgcaataataattttgcatGTAATCAGCTACCACATGCGAGCATCTTCGGTTAAAAGCACATGGGTTGAGATAAAATAGGTGACAACGCAACAACAGGAGGTATTTTGTATTGTTTTGCTGTAATACATGTCCAGTGAAATGCTTGAGCCGACATAAAAAACAAGTGAAAAATGAGGGAATGCATCTCTATAATGTTAACAAGATTAGTTGTCTGGTGGGAACAGTCTCCATACCTTCTCTAAATACTCTGGCTTCAAGTTGCCCCATGGATTTCTACCACTTGCATAGCTCGGAAGATTGAGAGCAACGACAGACCTCACACTGGAAATGCATGGAGTCAAAGTCCATGAAAAGGTAAAGCGTCAAAAGCCAGTCACAAGAAAATCCATATGGCAAAATCGTGATGACTCAAGGTATAGTAACAATCATATTTCCAGATGCCGTAAAATAGCATAGCAACTAAAATCAACCTTGAAGGGACAGGAATTTGTTCCCACGTTGAAGAATTGACCTTCTTAGCATATATCCTCAGGATGTTCTTCAAACTCCTGCGTTTGGAAATGGATAGTCAGTTTCGTTGGTGTTAATCCCTCCAGTAATGTTATCACCTGCAACTGGAAGAAATATGCACAACGTTCCACCAGATAGTGATGAACACAGAACtgttacaaataaatttgtgatgtagaaagaaaagaatggtGAATCAAATATCTAACAAAATGTCCAGAATGCTTGTATACGGAGAGAGCAGATGCAAAAGTGTCCAGAGGTTATTCATATTTCAGAATAGTAATAGAAACTTTTATTTCGGAGAATAGATCTATAAATCAATTCAAGGcataaaagaagaataaagagACATGCCAAGCTCCTCCTGGAGACTTGCCAAAAGCAAAGATAACatataaaaccaaataaaatgGCTCAGGCTAATGCCCTAACCTCAATTCATGAATTAAAGTTGAGATATTCCCATCATCAACTTACTCAGAAGGAGATAAGAATCATGAAACTATAGATAAGGCGACATGGGTACATTCTTAGCTGAAGATAAATACTAAGCACAGCTCCTAGTAAGCACAATGAAACGAGATATCAAGCTAAATAAGAAATacttgagataaaaaaaaaaatacaatcattCTAAAGTGAAACTACATTTGAAGTTAACTTAAAGCAAAAATGAAGCAACTTCTCCCAAGGTTCCAAACTGCCATTTCGAGAAAGAGATGTATGAAATAATCTTATCAAAGTGTGTTACAAGCTAAATAGCATAGTGTTGAAAGTTTCAGTTAAGAAACCTAGTAAGCAATTAGTGCGAATCAATGCTTCATTGATTCACAAATGTGAAGACCAGTGCCATGCCCGGTTAACTAGTTAAGACGCATAATATCTGTGACAAGATAGAAAAAGATCAATTTGTATGCTTCTGAATAGGTGAGTTACATGCCATTCTCAAGTATATCTGATACAAAAATCTGACCTTAAACCTGGGTCGCTGCTGCATGGTGTGAAGAACCATCCTTGCTTGCAACTGTATCCAGAATAGATTATCTGCGTTCAGAAAGCAGAATATCGCCATTAGTGAACTATCTATGTAGCATAAGCATATTAATCATAACTGATCTGAGAGAAGGTATATGATCTTAGCacagaaaatcaaaaaaaattgcaaaagcaaTATGTTGCCAGCAATGGTGTTGGATTATGTTTGAATGGATTTATTATTCTCCATCCTGTTCCATACGGTCTATACATAACTTACAGATTGAAGATGACATCAACTAAACACTGAATTCTCATTAATGAACTCAAAACATAAGTTGATTGAAGAAAACATCAATGAAGTATTCAACTTCCAAAGCAGATTATCTAACTTTCTACTCAGTTTCCAAAATGTGAGGCGTAGCATAAGTAGCAAGACTTTTTGCCACTACACCTCAGACTGGTTGCATACAAGTTAGGCCTTAAATGAAGCTAACAGATGAAACAGAATTAAATGGGAGAACAATTGATGTGATACCATTCTGAGCCTCGGCCCTCGGCtcaaaaaattttggttttatcAGTCCTACCACTGGCATCCATCTACTGAGATTCAATGAAACAAATGCATTATCTGAAACTTAAGTATCTCATCCTCTCTGAAGTTTAAGCATTACACATCCTGTAATTCAGAATgccaaaaatactaataactGAGAAGGCGCAATCGGAAAGGCAACAAAAGAACTTTGTCTTTGAACTTGGGAAATTCTTCCAATAATAGCAAGCCTAATCTTTTCAACTTTGTAAGCATTACTTCTGCAGTTAAAGTTAAGTAGATGGAAATAAGTGCAAGAAGTAATCTGTGAGATGGGAAAGACAGTTTGCACCTTGTTTGCGATGGGACCCTGAGCAAGGTAAGGTTTCTCATTTCGTAAATGGTGGAAACCATAAGCAACTTGGGCATCCATTCCTGCATccatataaaattgtaaggTTTCCGAAGCAGAAAAGTACTGCCATAGCCAAAGATAAACTAAAACCAAACGCAGACCTATgctgaaataattataaaatactccTTGATAGCAGGAAACCTCATCCGGCAACTCCCCTTCAACTTCTAGTTCCTGCACAACCAAGACGTCAAGAACTCATAAAAcacaaggaaataaaattgagaaaaattaaaaaaaaaagcaaataaaaaaattgagaaataagtCTAATATCTTTAATTGGTAGAATGgtgaacaaaataatttagaaacctcaattaatttattttcttaagatTGGCTGATATGGATATGAAAATAATGGAAATATAAGAAAACGAAATAATGGATTATAGTGTAAGAATGGCTGATACTGAactgaatttaataatattatggcACCTGTCACATTTTGTTCTTCATGCACTTGAAACACATGATTAAGGAATAATATAATGAAACCATACGTCAATATCTTTTTCAAAGAGACAATTCTTAAATATGCAGAGTGGAAAATCGTACTTCAGCTTTCTCTATAATGCATGAACATGATCTGTTTAATCAGCCCTAACATGCTGAGAATAATAAGGTGGGCACCCAATCAAAAGAGAAAGGATGAAGGAGCCACAGACCTTATCAAGAGGAGTTTCTTCTGTTTCCTTGATAGAATAAGGTATCTCCAACTCCTCGCCAGCTGGCATGTATATCAAAAGATGCCAACTGCACATCAAATGTGTCTTTTATGAAATTGCCATGGCAATAGAGTTTTGAAGTAgagaaaactaaaaattaagtataataattactCGACAAGAAATTTTAGTGTATAATGAAAAGTTCAGACAATGACacactttaattaataaaggcaAACATGCAGTGTTCTTAGTTATATATAGGAACATCCTATTATATAGGTGAAATTTCAGCGTAAGTTGCTAAGAAATCCCTGTCCCAGTCATGTCAAACATGCACGCTTTTGGTTCCTTTGTTATCATTCTGTGTAAAAAAGACCACTAAAGAGTAGCAAAAGAATTATCCATTTGCATTCCCTCTCAGCATACCTACACTATCCACCCGCTAAAAATGACTGAAATATAGTCACAGAACAAAATGAGCTAGCAAGTCATCCCCGAGCAATTTATCAGATACAACTTTATATTCTCTTGACGTACACAGGTAGAAGTAACAGTTAGCACCATCAGCAAGATCCGAAAGATCATTCAAGGTGACAAACTAATGACCTCACCTATCGAGATGAGCAATAGGACTACGGGCGACCTTGTCAAGACTTCTTTTGATGGCTGATTTCCAGTTGAAAGGGAATGACCCACCCTGTAAAGAACTTTTAAGATCATCTTGAAACAGACTAGACATATAGGAAATAAGTCAAATGCCAAGTTGATGCGGATGAAAGATTACCCAACCAAAACTCCTCGACAAGTCATTTCCTGTACCAAGGGGAATAATCCCAGTTGGTGGTACTGGTAGTCGGTCCTGCTGGTTAAGCTCTCCAAGACAGCCAAGGACCCAGCCAACAGTGCCATCACCTCCGGCCACCTATCGACGACCAGATGCATAAAATTTCACCagtaaatttaacataatcacAATAATCAAAACCATTGTTTTTATAAGGGCAAGTGATagtctctaaaataataaatattcagcAAATTGTAgactataaaataataaatagtcagCATAAGAAATATACCACTATTCTAAGTTTTTCTCGAATCTCTTTT
This Sesamum indicum cultivar Zhongzhi No. 13 linkage group LG5, S_indicum_v1.0, whole genome shotgun sequence DNA region includes the following protein-coding sequences:
- the LOC105162866 gene encoding diacylglycerol kinase 4, with product MNSPDTPCWVSGSGRSAVIDSIRGCTISGVRIPKEELKKKITCPDYIRLALTEAIQAKDVDAATVVQFYEEAHAEGAEPAEPPEFPLVVFINSKSGGRHGPELKARLQELMGEEQVFELSAVKPHEFVQYGLGCLEKFASLGDNCAKEIREKLRIVVAGGDGTVGWVLGCLGELNQQDRLPVPPTGIIPLGTGNDLSRSFGWGGSFPFNWKSAIKRSLDKVARSPIAHLDSWHLLIYMPAGEELEIPYSIKETEETPLDKELEVEGELPDEVSCYQGVFYNYFSIGMDAQVAYGFHHLRNEKPYLAQGPIANKIIYSGYSCKQGWFFTPCSSDPGLRSLKNILRIYAKKVNSSTWEQIPVPSSVRSVVALNLPSYASGRNPWGNLKPEYLEKRGFVEAQADDGLLEVFGFKQGWHASMVMVELINAKHITQASAIRFELRGGEWTEAYMQIDGEPWKQPMNREVSTFVEIKRVPHRSVMVKGSE